A single region of the Zootoca vivipara chromosome 2, rZooViv1.1, whole genome shotgun sequence genome encodes:
- the PKD2L2 gene encoding polycystin-2-like protein 2 isoform X1, which translates to MVSTDMYYLNKVMADLFLETPLSDTDRTDFKSMSSIADFWQFIEGPLLDGLDWSTSYNNESTANERNTTLIYYENLLLGVPRIRQLKVRNNTCSIYPSFRSFMKECYGKYQYLHEDRQSFGFQNDSEWHYSTSKSLSPWHWGLIGLYSSGGFMFTLPKSKEESAAKLAFLKKHGWITRGTRVIFIDFSMYNANVNLFCVVRLVVEFPATGGAIPSWQFHSVKLLRYVSYYDYFLASCEVIFCLFIFTFSIQEVLKLKKQKKDYFRDAWNWLDVLLLLLSVFAICFNVYRTVEVSRLMESLLSNSEAYPDFNFLSFWQTRYNNMISVNVFFAWIKIFKYISFNKTMTQLSSTLSRCAKDIIGFAIMFFIIFFAYAQLGYLVFGSQVDEFSTFQNCIFTQFRIVLGDFNFAEIEHANRILGPIYFITFVFFVFFVLLNMFLAIINDTYSEVKADFSVIPSREFEISDLIRQSYNKALVKLKLKRQTSQTEDLYGVSRSSRTDVNKSLPRVGSLDKVRFFCSKNLMLNSVHKTMDTLPLFGCALVESSIHPTLHTFFSSSTVCLYGSVIGTCFKDRKCLVLSSFIFYFCTLYNVTLACEQCSTCTRVSDLVMAVFLWVNNIVCLQDYSMKRKSYGGSSARLQNGVSYAEFQRLSRYTADMEKQLKEVTYKLDTLMNAAPKTTESP; encoded by the exons TTTATAGAAGGACCACTTCTGGATGGTCTTGATTGGAGCACTTCTTACAACAACGAATCCACAGCCAATGAAAGAAACACCACACTTATCTACTATGAGAATTTACTGTTAGGAGTACCTCGAATTCGGCAACTAAAAGTCCGTAACAACACATGTTCTATCTATCCCTCTTTCCGGTCATTTATGAAAGAATGCTATGGTAAATATCAGTATTTACATGAGGATAGACAATCATTTGGCTTTCAGAATGACTCTGA GTGGCATTATTCAACTTCTAAATCACTCTCCCCATGGCATTGGGGCCTTATTGGGCTATACAGTAGTGGAGGATTTATGTTCACCTTGCCCAAGTCAAAGGAAGAAAGTGCAGCGAAACTTGCTTTCCTCAAGAAGCATGGCTGGATCACCAGAGGAACAAGGGTTATCTTCATTGACTTTTCAATGTATAATGCCAATGTAAACCTCTTCTGTGTGGTCAG GCTCGTTGTGGAATTTCCTGCAACAGGTGGTGCAATCCCCTCCTGGCAGTTCCACTCTGTAAAGCTTCTCAGATACGTCAGCTATTACGATTATTTCCTGGCCTCTTGTGAAGTCATTTTTTGTCTTTTCATCTTCACTTTCTCCATCCAAGAAGTTTTAAaattaaagaaacagaaaaaggacTATTTTAGAGATGCCTGGAACTGGCTGGATGTGTTACTGCTCCTG TTGTCTGTTTTCGCTATTTGCTTCAATGTTTACCGAACTGTTGAAGTGTCCAGGTTGATGGAAAGTCTGCTCTCCAATTCAGAAGCTTATCCAGACTTCAATTTCCTTTCATTCTGGCAGACCCGTTACAATAATATGATTTCGGTGAATGTCTTTTTTGCATGGATAAAG ATATTTAAATACATAAGCTTTAACAAGACCATGACCCAGCTGTCTTCCACTCTATCCCGCTGTGCTAAAGATATCATCGGATTTGCCATCATGTTCTTTATCATCTTCTTTGCATATGCACAGTTGGGTTACCTGGTCTTCGGGTCTCAAGTGGACGAATTTTCCACGTTTCAGAATTGCAT TTTTACCCAATTTCGCATCGTGCTTGGAGATTTTAACTTTGCCGAAATAGAGCATGCAAATCGTATACTTGGGCCAATTTACTTCATCACATTTGTGTTCTTTGTGTTCTTCGTACTGCTG AACATGTTCTTGGCAATCATTAATGACACATACTCTGAAGTGAAAGCTGATTTTTCAGTCATCCCAAGCAGAGAATTTGAGATCAGTGATCTTATTAGACAG AGTTACAATAAAGCTCTAGTCAAACTCAAACTGAAGAGACAGACATCACAGACAGAAGACTTGTATGGAGTAAGCAG AAGCTCCAGAACAGATGTGAATAAGAGCCTCCCTAGAGTTGGTAGTTTGGATAAGGTAAGATTCTTCTGTTCTAAAAACTTGATGCTGAATTCTGTACACAAGACTATGGACACTTTACCTCTTTTTGGCTGTGCTCTGGTAGAATCTAGCATTCATCCGACCCTGCACACATTCTTTTCTTCGAGTACTGTGTGTTTGTATGGATCAGTAATAGGAACTTGTTTTAAAGACAGAAAATGCCTAGtcctttcttcttttattttttacttctgcACTTTGTATAATGTGACTTTAGCATGTGAGCAATGCAGCACATGTACACGGGTAAGTGACTTAGTGATGGCTGTTTTTCTTTGGGTAAACAATATTGTGTGTCTACAGGATTATTCCATGAAACGGAAATCTTATGGTGGCTCATCTGCAAGGCTTCAGAATGGAGTTTCGTACGCTGAATTTCAAAG ACTTTCCAGATATACAGCAGATATGGAGAAACAACTGAAAGAAGTGACCTATAAGCTTGACACGCTTATGAACGCTGCTCCTAAAACCACAGAGTCACCATGA
- the PKD2L2 gene encoding polycystin-2-like protein 2 isoform X2, with the protein MKECYGKYQYLHEDRQSFGFQNDSEWHYSTSKSLSPWHWGLIGLYSSGGFMFTLPKSKEESAAKLAFLKKHGWITRGTRVIFIDFSMYNANVNLFCVVRLVVEFPATGGAIPSWQFHSVKLLRYVSYYDYFLASCEVIFCLFIFTFSIQEVLKLKKQKKDYFRDAWNWLDVLLLLLSVFAICFNVYRTVEVSRLMESLLSNSEAYPDFNFLSFWQTRYNNMISVNVFFAWIKIFKYISFNKTMTQLSSTLSRCAKDIIGFAIMFFIIFFAYAQLGYLVFGSQVDEFSTFQNCIFTQFRIVLGDFNFAEIEHANRILGPIYFITFVFFVFFVLLNMFLAIINDTYSEVKADFSVIPSREFEISDLIRQSYNKALVKLKLKRQTSQTEDLYGVSRSSRTDVNKSLPRVGSLDKVRFFCSKNLMLNSVHKTMDTLPLFGCALVESSIHPTLHTFFSSSTVCLYGSVIGTCFKDRKCLVLSSFIFYFCTLYNVTLACEQCSTCTRVSDLVMAVFLWVNNIVCLQDYSMKRKSYGGSSARLQNGVSYAEFQRLSRYTADMEKQLKEVTYKLDTLMNAAPKTTESP; encoded by the exons ATGAAAGAATGCTATGGTAAATATCAGTATTTACATGAGGATAGACAATCATTTGGCTTTCAGAATGACTCTGA GTGGCATTATTCAACTTCTAAATCACTCTCCCCATGGCATTGGGGCCTTATTGGGCTATACAGTAGTGGAGGATTTATGTTCACCTTGCCCAAGTCAAAGGAAGAAAGTGCAGCGAAACTTGCTTTCCTCAAGAAGCATGGCTGGATCACCAGAGGAACAAGGGTTATCTTCATTGACTTTTCAATGTATAATGCCAATGTAAACCTCTTCTGTGTGGTCAG GCTCGTTGTGGAATTTCCTGCAACAGGTGGTGCAATCCCCTCCTGGCAGTTCCACTCTGTAAAGCTTCTCAGATACGTCAGCTATTACGATTATTTCCTGGCCTCTTGTGAAGTCATTTTTTGTCTTTTCATCTTCACTTTCTCCATCCAAGAAGTTTTAAaattaaagaaacagaaaaaggacTATTTTAGAGATGCCTGGAACTGGCTGGATGTGTTACTGCTCCTG TTGTCTGTTTTCGCTATTTGCTTCAATGTTTACCGAACTGTTGAAGTGTCCAGGTTGATGGAAAGTCTGCTCTCCAATTCAGAAGCTTATCCAGACTTCAATTTCCTTTCATTCTGGCAGACCCGTTACAATAATATGATTTCGGTGAATGTCTTTTTTGCATGGATAAAG ATATTTAAATACATAAGCTTTAACAAGACCATGACCCAGCTGTCTTCCACTCTATCCCGCTGTGCTAAAGATATCATCGGATTTGCCATCATGTTCTTTATCATCTTCTTTGCATATGCACAGTTGGGTTACCTGGTCTTCGGGTCTCAAGTGGACGAATTTTCCACGTTTCAGAATTGCAT TTTTACCCAATTTCGCATCGTGCTTGGAGATTTTAACTTTGCCGAAATAGAGCATGCAAATCGTATACTTGGGCCAATTTACTTCATCACATTTGTGTTCTTTGTGTTCTTCGTACTGCTG AACATGTTCTTGGCAATCATTAATGACACATACTCTGAAGTGAAAGCTGATTTTTCAGTCATCCCAAGCAGAGAATTTGAGATCAGTGATCTTATTAGACAG AGTTACAATAAAGCTCTAGTCAAACTCAAACTGAAGAGACAGACATCACAGACAGAAGACTTGTATGGAGTAAGCAG AAGCTCCAGAACAGATGTGAATAAGAGCCTCCCTAGAGTTGGTAGTTTGGATAAGGTAAGATTCTTCTGTTCTAAAAACTTGATGCTGAATTCTGTACACAAGACTATGGACACTTTACCTCTTTTTGGCTGTGCTCTGGTAGAATCTAGCATTCATCCGACCCTGCACACATTCTTTTCTTCGAGTACTGTGTGTTTGTATGGATCAGTAATAGGAACTTGTTTTAAAGACAGAAAATGCCTAGtcctttcttcttttattttttacttctgcACTTTGTATAATGTGACTTTAGCATGTGAGCAATGCAGCACATGTACACGGGTAAGTGACTTAGTGATGGCTGTTTTTCTTTGGGTAAACAATATTGTGTGTCTACAGGATTATTCCATGAAACGGAAATCTTATGGTGGCTCATCTGCAAGGCTTCAGAATGGAGTTTCGTACGCTGAATTTCAAAG ACTTTCCAGATATACAGCAGATATGGAGAAACAACTGAAAGAAGTGACCTATAAGCTTGACACGCTTATGAACGCTGCTCCTAAAACCACAGAGTCACCATGA
- the PKD2L2 gene encoding polycystin-2-like protein 2 isoform X3: protein MVSTDMYYLNKVMADLFLETPLSDTDRTDFKSMSSIADFWQFIEGPLLDGLDWSTSYNNESTANERNTTLIYYENLLLGVPRIRQLKVRNNTCSIYPSFRSFMKECYGKYQYLHEDRQSFGFQNDSEWHYSTSKSLSPWHWGLIGLYSSGGFMFTLPKSKEESAAKLAFLKKHGWITRGTRVIFIDFSMYNANVNLFCVVRLVVEFPATGGAIPSWQFHSVKLLRYVSYYDYFLASCEVIFCLFIFTFSIQEVLKLKKQKKDYFRDAWNWLDVLLLLLSVFAICFNVYRTVEVSRLMESLLSNSEAYPDFNFLSFWQTRYNNMISVNVFFAWIKIFKYISFNKTMTQLSSTLSRCAKDIIGFAIMFFIIFFAYAQLGYLVFGSQVDEFSTFQNCIFTQFRIVLGDFNFAEIEHANRILGPIYFITFVFFVFFVLLNMFLAIINDTYSEVKADFSVIPSREFEISDLIRQSYNKALVKLKLKRQTSQTEDLYGVSRSSRTDVNKSLPRVGSLDKDYSMKRKSYGGSSARLQNGVSYAEFQRLSRYTADMEKQLKEVTYKLDTLMNAAPKTTESP, encoded by the exons TTTATAGAAGGACCACTTCTGGATGGTCTTGATTGGAGCACTTCTTACAACAACGAATCCACAGCCAATGAAAGAAACACCACACTTATCTACTATGAGAATTTACTGTTAGGAGTACCTCGAATTCGGCAACTAAAAGTCCGTAACAACACATGTTCTATCTATCCCTCTTTCCGGTCATTTATGAAAGAATGCTATGGTAAATATCAGTATTTACATGAGGATAGACAATCATTTGGCTTTCAGAATGACTCTGA GTGGCATTATTCAACTTCTAAATCACTCTCCCCATGGCATTGGGGCCTTATTGGGCTATACAGTAGTGGAGGATTTATGTTCACCTTGCCCAAGTCAAAGGAAGAAAGTGCAGCGAAACTTGCTTTCCTCAAGAAGCATGGCTGGATCACCAGAGGAACAAGGGTTATCTTCATTGACTTTTCAATGTATAATGCCAATGTAAACCTCTTCTGTGTGGTCAG GCTCGTTGTGGAATTTCCTGCAACAGGTGGTGCAATCCCCTCCTGGCAGTTCCACTCTGTAAAGCTTCTCAGATACGTCAGCTATTACGATTATTTCCTGGCCTCTTGTGAAGTCATTTTTTGTCTTTTCATCTTCACTTTCTCCATCCAAGAAGTTTTAAaattaaagaaacagaaaaaggacTATTTTAGAGATGCCTGGAACTGGCTGGATGTGTTACTGCTCCTG TTGTCTGTTTTCGCTATTTGCTTCAATGTTTACCGAACTGTTGAAGTGTCCAGGTTGATGGAAAGTCTGCTCTCCAATTCAGAAGCTTATCCAGACTTCAATTTCCTTTCATTCTGGCAGACCCGTTACAATAATATGATTTCGGTGAATGTCTTTTTTGCATGGATAAAG ATATTTAAATACATAAGCTTTAACAAGACCATGACCCAGCTGTCTTCCACTCTATCCCGCTGTGCTAAAGATATCATCGGATTTGCCATCATGTTCTTTATCATCTTCTTTGCATATGCACAGTTGGGTTACCTGGTCTTCGGGTCTCAAGTGGACGAATTTTCCACGTTTCAGAATTGCAT TTTTACCCAATTTCGCATCGTGCTTGGAGATTTTAACTTTGCCGAAATAGAGCATGCAAATCGTATACTTGGGCCAATTTACTTCATCACATTTGTGTTCTTTGTGTTCTTCGTACTGCTG AACATGTTCTTGGCAATCATTAATGACACATACTCTGAAGTGAAAGCTGATTTTTCAGTCATCCCAAGCAGAGAATTTGAGATCAGTGATCTTATTAGACAG AGTTACAATAAAGCTCTAGTCAAACTCAAACTGAAGAGACAGACATCACAGACAGAAGACTTGTATGGAGTAAGCAG AAGCTCCAGAACAGATGTGAATAAGAGCCTCCCTAGAGTTGGTAGTTTGGATAAG GATTATTCCATGAAACGGAAATCTTATGGTGGCTCATCTGCAAGGCTTCAGAATGGAGTTTCGTACGCTGAATTTCAAAG ACTTTCCAGATATACAGCAGATATGGAGAAACAACTGAAAGAAGTGACCTATAAGCTTGACACGCTTATGAACGCTGCTCCTAAAACCACAGAGTCACCATGA